AGGATAATAAAAAGAGATAAACTAAATTTTAGATATGTATAAGAACATTTTTTTAATAGCATTAATAACATCATTTACGGGGTTAAAAATCGCTAATGCTCAAAATGATCGTGATGAGAAGCCTAACATTATTTTCATCCTCACAGACGATCAGCGTTTTGATGCTATTGGTTATGCAGGAAATAAATACGTGAGTACGCCAGAGATGGATAAGTTAGCTTCAAGTGGTACTTATTTTAATCATGGTATAGTTTCTACACCCATTTGTGCAGCCAGTCGTGCCTCTTTATGGACAGGGCTTCACGAGCGTGCCCATAATTTTAACTTTCAAACAGGAAATGTAAGGGAAGAGTACATGGGGAACGCCTATCCTAAGCTATTAAAAGAAAATGGTTATTATACAGGGTTCTATGGTAAATATGGCGTAAGGTACGATAACTTAGAAAGTCAGTTTGACGAATACGAATCCTACGATAGAAATAATAGATATAAAGATAAAAGAGGATATTATTATAAAACTATCGATAACGATACCGTGCACCTCACACGATATACAGGTCAGCAGGCCATCGATTTTATCGATAAAAATGCAACTAATAAAAAACCATTTATGTTGTCTTTAAGTTTTAGTGCACCACATGCCCATGATGGCGCTCCAGAACAATACTTTTGGCAAAACACTACCGATGGTTTGTTGCAAAATACAACCATTCCAGAACCAGCTTTAGCAGATAAAAAATATTTTGATGCCCAGCCAAAAGCTGTTAGGGAAGGCTTTAATAGACTACGTTGGACTTGGCGTTATGATACTCCTGAAAAATATCAGCATAGTTTAAAAGGCTATTACCGTATGATTGCTGGAGTAGATTTAGAGATCACAAAAATTAGAGAAAAATTAAAAGAGAAAAACTTAGACAAAAACACGGTTATCATTGTAATGGGGGATAATGGTTATTTCCTTGGTGAACGTCAGTTAGCAGGGAAATGGTTAATGTACGATAATTCTATTCGTGTTCCTCTAATAGTTTATGATCCACGCGTTGAAAAACACCAAGACATATCCGAGATGGTGTTAAATATCGATGTTACGCAAACTATTGCAGACTTAGCTGGAGTGCAAGCCCCAGCGTCTTGGCAGGGTAAAAGTTTACTGCCACTTGTAAAACAAGAAACAAACACTATTAATAGAGATACCATTTTAATTGAACATCTGTGGGATTTTGAAAACATACCACCAAGTGAAGGTGTGCGTACCGAAGAGTGGAAATATTTTCGTTATGTAAACGATCACACTATTGAAGAACTCTATAATATAAAAAAGGATCCTTTAGAAACTAAAAACTTAATAGGAAAGAAAAAATATAGAGAAGTAGCTGACAAACTTAAAACGAAACTCGATGAGTTAATTAAGAAAAATAGTAACGAATTTAGAGCTGCTCCAACCGATTTAACGGTTGAGTTAATTAGAGAGCCAGAAACAGACGTCACTATTTTCGATTTAAAACCTGAATTCGGATGGACGGTCCCATTGGGAGCAAAATTCCAATCGGCTTATCAAATTTTAGTGGCTTCTCGCCAAGATATTATCGATGCCAATAACGGCGATGTTTGGGATAGTGGTCAAGTTCGATCTTCAAAATCTACTAATATAGAACATCAAGGTAAAGCTTTAGAAGTAGGAAAGACTTATTATTGGAAAGTTAGAATTTGGGACGAAGAAAATCGTTTAGTTGATTACTCTAAAGCGCAAAAGTTTACTACAGGAAAGAGTGATAGCTATATCATATCTACAGAAAATAAATTTGAAATAGATAAGATAGAACCAGCCAAATTTGAAAATAGAAATGGCGTTTATTTTATAGATTTTGGTAAAGCCGCATTTGCTACAATGGATTTTACCTACCATGCAAAAACGCCACATACGTTAATCGTAAGAGTGGGTGAAATGCTTGATGCTAACGGAAATGTAAATAGAACTCCACCGGCTAAAAGTAACATTAGATACCAGGAGTTGAAGGTTGCTGTAAAACCAGGCAAATCGGAATATAGAATTCCTGTACAAACTGATGAAAGAAACACTAGGGCAAACAAAGCCATTCCATTACCAGATGGTTTTCCGCCATTGGTACCATTTCGATATGCAGAAATTGAAGGAGCTCAGTCGGAAATTAAAATGAATCTAGTAAAACAACTAGCATTTCACACTTTTTGGGACGAAAAAGCCAGCCATTTTAAAAGTAATAATGAGATTCTAAACCAAGTATGGGATTTATGTAAGTATTCTATAAAAGCCACAACCTTTAACGGATTATACGTTGATGGCGATCGCGAACGCATTCCTTATGAAGCCGATGCTTATTTAAATCAATTAAGCCATTATACAACCGATAGGGAATACGCTATGGCAAGACGTACCATAGAGTATTTTATGAAGCACCCTACATGGCCAACAGAGTGGCAACAGCATGTACCCCTATTACTTTACGCAGACTACATGTATACTGGTAACAAAGAGCTTATCGAGCGTTATTATGAAGATTTAAAACACAAATCGCTTTACGAACTTTCAAATGAAGAAGGTTTGATTACTTCAACCAAAGTGAATGCCGAGTTCATGAAAAAATTAGGTTTCCCCGAAGGTTATAAAAAACCCTTAACAGATATTGTTGACTGGCCATCGGCTAATTTTAATGGTAGTAAAACAAAAGGGGAACGAGATGGTTTTGTTTTTCAACCTTATAATACAGTAATTAACTCTTTCTTCTATGAGAATATGATAATCATGGCTCAATTTGCCAAAATATTGGGTAAAACCGATGAGGTTTTAGACTTCGAACTTAGAGCATCGAAAGCTAAAAAGGCAGTAAACGAGAAAATGTTCGATAAAAAGCGCGGAATTTATGTTGATGGCATTGGTACTGACCATGCATCGCTACATGCCAATATGATGCCTTTAGCATTTGGCTTGGTTCCTGATGAACATGTCGATTCGGTGGTAGAATATGTGAAATCTCGTGGTATGGCTTGTAGTGTATATGGTGCACAATTTTTAATGGATGGCTTATATAACGTAGGAGAAGCAGATTATGCCCTTGACTTATTGGCGAGTACTGCAGAAAGAAGTTGGTATAATATGATTCGTATTGGATCGACCATTACTCTTGAAGCTTGGGATAATAAGTATAAAAACAATCTCGATTGGAATCATGCTTGGGGTGCAGTGCCAGCAAATGCTATTCCTAGAGGGTTATGGGGTATTAAACCAAAAACGGCAGGATTTGGTATTGCTAGTATTAAACCACAAATGGGCAAACTTAAATCTAGTGAAATTACAGTGCCAACTGTTCGTGGAGCCATACATGCAAAGTACACGCATAATGGATCTAGATTACAGACCTATGAAATTGAAATCCCAGGAAATATGGTAGCAGAGTTTTCTTTAGATGATATAGAAGGGAAGGATTTAATTCATAATGGACAAAAAGTACCAGCTGCTTTTGGCGCCGTACAATTGTCACCAGGAAAGCATACCATCGAACTAAAAATTAATTCATTTTAATAAAGTCAATATAAAGTAGTCTACAATATCATTGTTGAATGATGAGAATACAGCATTAATCTTTTAGAAAATAATGGAAAGCAGGATAAATTGGGGGATTATAGGTTGTGGTGAGGTCGCAGAAGTTAAAAGCGGACCGGCTTTTTATAAGATAGAGCGTTCCTCTTTAATTACTGTAATGCGAAGAAATGAAGACAAAGTAATAGATTTTGCTAAGCGTCACGGTGTAGCACATTGGACTACAAGTGCTACTAAGTTAATTGAGAACGAATTGGTAAACAGTGTCTATATAGCGACACCTCCATCATCACACCTTGAATATGCACTTCAAGCTATAAATGCAGGAAAGAATGTGTATGTAGAAAAGCCGATGGTACTTAATAGTCAAGAAGCTCAAATACTATTAGATGCTGTTAACGGTAGTAAAGTAAAAGCTACTATAGCCCATTATAGACGAGAGTTACCGGTATTTTTAAAAGTTAAAGACCTATTGGATTCTAATACTATTGGGAAAATAATATCAGCAGAAATAAATATACAGCAAACTTCAAATACCAGTTTGATAGCTAAAACAGACGAGAACTGGAGAACAAATCCTGAAATTTCAGGAGGAGGATATTTTCATGATATAGCGCCTCATCAAATCGATTTGATGTGTTACTATTTTGGTGTAGTAGAGCATATAACAAAAGCAAGCCGTAAAGAAAAGGGGATATCAAATCAAGATGTAAGTGGTGAGTTATTGTTTAAAAATGGAGTGAACTTCTCAGGCAATTGGGATTTCAATGCTTTAGAAGATAAAGACGAATGTAAAATTCAAGGTGAACGAGGCAGTATTTCATTTTCATTTTATGGTAATACAGTAATCTTAGTAAAGGATGGAGAAAGTGAAAGTTATCACTATGAAAACCCTGAGCATGTACAACAACCCATGATAGAAAAAACGGTTGGTTATTTTTTAGGGAACAACCCAAATCCTTGTTCCGTGAAAGAAGCAGTCATTGTAACTCATATTATGGATGTGTTTTGTGGGAAAAGCTATAAATATAAAAACAAGTGAGTAGTAAAGTGTTAAAAATAAGTGTAATAGTGTCGTTTTGCATGTCGATTTTTCTACAAGCACAAAACCCGATTGTACCTAATAAAGGGTTAAACGATCCGCATATTCATATTTTTAATGATACCGCCTATGTGTACGCCTCTCATGACAAATCCATCGATAATAAAGATTTCGTAATGGAAGATTGGTGGGTGTGGTCTTCGCCAGATTTGGTTAATTGGACCCAGCGTAGTGTGTTAAAGCCAACGGAAACCTATATAGGTAAACAGTTTTCTAGCTGTTGGGCTACCGATGTGGCATTTAAGAACGGAAAATACTACTGGTATTTTTCAGAAGCTAATGAGCAAACTGGTGTGGTCGTTGGAGATTCACCAGTTGGGCCATGGAGCGCCCCTTTAGGAAAACCTTTACTACAAAGCAATTTAACGCCTACACATGAATATGATATTTGCGTTTTTGAAGAAGATGGAAATCATTATATCATTTTTGGTGTTTGGGATTATTACATCGCTAAATTAAATGCAGACATGATTAGTCTAGCTGAAAAACCTAGAAAAATAAAGGTAAATAATCCTAAAGGTCCGTATAATTTGGACGGAAGAAACCTTGAAAAACCAACAGACGATAAGCCTTTTCTTCATAAACATAACGATAAGTATTATTTGTCTTGGGGCTGTTTTTATGCTATGGCAGATCAGCTTTATGGACCTTATGATTATAAAGATTCGGTAATTAAAAAGGAGAGTTTCGCCAAAGGTTACGAAAAACCTACTTGGCCAACAGGTTTTTTACAAGGCAGACATGGTTCCTTTTTCGAGTGGCATAACCAATGGTATTACGTGTATTGCGATATCAGTCAAACAGGTAATCGATATTTTAGAGATAGCTTTATTAGTTACGTGCATTATAAAGAAAATGGCGAAATGGCAACCATTCGTGTCGATGGAGTGGGTGTTGCAAATTATAAAGCCAGTAAAACTCCCATAGAGGCTGAAGATTACTTTAAAAGCCACGGTTTTATAAAAAAAGAAGGCGGAGAAAACTTTGTAGTTCAAACTAATGAAGCCCAGGCTTATCTATACTTTCCCCATGTAAAGGGGTTGAAAAACAAAACAGAAATACAATTCAATTTTCAATATCTCCAAGGAGGAACACTAAACATAGTAGTAAGAAAGAACTCGGATTCAGGTCTTGTTCTAGCAAGTAAAACAATAGCATTAAAACCAAAAGTAGGATTTCAAACTATAACATTACAATTTAAGGAAATGGCAAGTGAAGAAAACCTCTTTTTTATGATAGAACAAACACCAGGGAAAAAATTAATGATTGATAATTTTTCCTTCAAATAATAGATAATTAAACCAACATTAATGAAAAAATCACTTTTATTATTTATACTTTCAGCAGGTATTGTATTTAGTTCATGCCAGAATGAAAAGGTTAGCAATAACGATTATAAAGATGCAAGTTTAACGATTGAAGAACGTGTGGAAGCACTTCTTCCTAAACTATCTTTAGAAGAAAAAGTAGCTCAAATGCGAATTTTTCATGCCAATATTGGTGTGGAAGCAGATGCCAATGGGAGTCTAAAATTATCTGAAAAAGTTATTGAAAAACTAAAATTAGGTATTGCGGGTATTAAAAATCCGGGAGAGCACATGGACCCTGTTTCTGCGGCAAAATTCAATAACGGGCTTCAAAAACACATCATAGAAAATAACCGTTGGGGCATTCCGGCATTATTTGTTACAGAATCTTACAATGGCGTAGATGCTGCGGGGAGTACTCGTTTTGGACGTCCTTTAACATCGGCAGCGTCCTTTAATCCAGAACTTGTAAACCGTATTTGGGATGTGGTTGGAAATGAGGCGAGATTAAGAGGGATGCATATGTGTCATTCTCCTGAAGCAGATTTGGTACGCGATCCACGTTTTGGTAGAATGAGTGAGGCCTTTGGTGAAGACACTTATTTAACAACCCAAATGGTTGTTAACGCTATAAAAGGTGTTCAAGGAAATTATGAGGGATTAGGAAAAGGTACACACATTGGAGCAGTAGCTAAACATTTTGCGGGTTACGGACAAGTTTTAGGCGGATCTAATTTTGCTGCTATTGAAATTTCTCCGAGAACTTTAATAGATGAAATTTATCCACCGTTTGAAGCGGCTGTAAAAGAGGCTAAAACACTTGGTATTATGGCGTCCCACGGCGATATCAATGGCATTGCCAGTCATGGAAATCCAGA
This genomic interval from Tamlana carrageenivorans contains the following:
- a CDS encoding family 43 glycosylhydrolase, with amino-acid sequence MSIFLQAQNPIVPNKGLNDPHIHIFNDTAYVYASHDKSIDNKDFVMEDWWVWSSPDLVNWTQRSVLKPTETYIGKQFSSCWATDVAFKNGKYYWYFSEANEQTGVVVGDSPVGPWSAPLGKPLLQSNLTPTHEYDICVFEEDGNHYIIFGVWDYYIAKLNADMISLAEKPRKIKVNNPKGPYNLDGRNLEKPTDDKPFLHKHNDKYYLSWGCFYAMADQLYGPYDYKDSVIKKESFAKGYEKPTWPTGFLQGRHGSFFEWHNQWYYVYCDISQTGNRYFRDSFISYVHYKENGEMATIRVDGVGVANYKASKTPIEAEDYFKSHGFIKKEGGENFVVQTNEAQAYLYFPHVKGLKNKTEIQFNFQYLQGGTLNIVVRKNSDSGLVLASKTIALKPKVGFQTITLQFKEMASEENLFFMIEQTPGKKLMIDNFSFK
- a CDS encoding Gfo/Idh/MocA family protein; translation: MESRINWGIIGCGEVAEVKSGPAFYKIERSSLITVMRRNEDKVIDFAKRHGVAHWTTSATKLIENELVNSVYIATPPSSHLEYALQAINAGKNVYVEKPMVLNSQEAQILLDAVNGSKVKATIAHYRRELPVFLKVKDLLDSNTIGKIISAEINIQQTSNTSLIAKTDENWRTNPEISGGGYFHDIAPHQIDLMCYYFGVVEHITKASRKEKGISNQDVSGELLFKNGVNFSGNWDFNALEDKDECKIQGERGSISFSFYGNTVILVKDGESESYHYENPEHVQQPMIEKTVGYFLGNNPNPCSVKEAVIVTHIMDVFCGKSYKYKNK
- a CDS encoding sulfatase-like hydrolase/transferase produces the protein MYKNIFLIALITSFTGLKIANAQNDRDEKPNIIFILTDDQRFDAIGYAGNKYVSTPEMDKLASSGTYFNHGIVSTPICAASRASLWTGLHERAHNFNFQTGNVREEYMGNAYPKLLKENGYYTGFYGKYGVRYDNLESQFDEYESYDRNNRYKDKRGYYYKTIDNDTVHLTRYTGQQAIDFIDKNATNKKPFMLSLSFSAPHAHDGAPEQYFWQNTTDGLLQNTTIPEPALADKKYFDAQPKAVREGFNRLRWTWRYDTPEKYQHSLKGYYRMIAGVDLEITKIREKLKEKNLDKNTVIIVMGDNGYFLGERQLAGKWLMYDNSIRVPLIVYDPRVEKHQDISEMVLNIDVTQTIADLAGVQAPASWQGKSLLPLVKQETNTINRDTILIEHLWDFENIPPSEGVRTEEWKYFRYVNDHTIEELYNIKKDPLETKNLIGKKKYREVADKLKTKLDELIKKNSNEFRAAPTDLTVELIREPETDVTIFDLKPEFGWTVPLGAKFQSAYQILVASRQDIIDANNGDVWDSGQVRSSKSTNIEHQGKALEVGKTYYWKVRIWDEENRLVDYSKAQKFTTGKSDSYIISTENKFEIDKIEPAKFENRNGVYFIDFGKAAFATMDFTYHAKTPHTLIVRVGEMLDANGNVNRTPPAKSNIRYQELKVAVKPGKSEYRIPVQTDERNTRANKAIPLPDGFPPLVPFRYAEIEGAQSEIKMNLVKQLAFHTFWDEKASHFKSNNEILNQVWDLCKYSIKATTFNGLYVDGDRERIPYEADAYLNQLSHYTTDREYAMARRTIEYFMKHPTWPTEWQQHVPLLLYADYMYTGNKELIERYYEDLKHKSLYELSNEEGLITSTKVNAEFMKKLGFPEGYKKPLTDIVDWPSANFNGSKTKGERDGFVFQPYNTVINSFFYENMIIMAQFAKILGKTDEVLDFELRASKAKKAVNEKMFDKKRGIYVDGIGTDHASLHANMMPLAFGLVPDEHVDSVVEYVKSRGMACSVYGAQFLMDGLYNVGEADYALDLLASTAERSWYNMIRIGSTITLEAWDNKYKNNLDWNHAWGAVPANAIPRGLWGIKPKTAGFGIASIKPQMGKLKSSEITVPTVRGAIHAKYTHNGSRLQTYEIEIPGNMVAEFSLDDIEGKDLIHNGQKVPAAFGAVQLSPGKHTIELKINSF